One Hyphomonadaceae bacterium BL14 genomic window, CAATCTGCTATGGCGGCGCTCCGGTTTCACCGGGGCGCCGTTTCTTTTTGAGCTTGGCGCTGGCGGGGGCCGGGACGGGGTGTATGCTGCGCGCCAAAACATGACAGTCGGGGAGTGACATACAATGAACTGGAAACTTCTGGCGGCGGGTGCCGCTCTGGTCTGGGCGGGCGGATGTGAAAGCCTGCCGGCAGCCGCCAACTGGATGGGCGCGCGCGATGCGGCTCAAGAGGCCAGCAGCGAGACCTCGCCGGCGTTCGAGGCCGAAATTCTGCGCAGCGCCTATGGCGTGCCCCATATCATCGCCGCCGATCATGGCGGGCTGGGCTATGGCCTCGGCTATGCCGCTGCGCAGGACAATATCTGCGAGATCGCCGATCGGGTGGTGACGGTGCGCGGCGAGCGCGCGGCCTTCCTGGGTGCAGGATCGCAGAACGCCAACATCGCGTCGGACCTGTTCCATCGCGGCGCGGCCAGCGCGGCGGTGGTGGAAGCCTATCTGAACGGTCCGGGCGGTCATCCCGATACGCCCAGCGACGAGGCGCGGGCCTTCGTAGCGGGCTTTGCGGCAGGCATTAATCGTTATCTGAGGGAGACCGGTGTAGATGACCTGACCGATCCGCGCTGCCGCGGCGCGGCCTGGGTGCGTCCGGTGTCGGACATCGATGTCTGGCTGAGCGCGCTGATCGCCCCGTTCGGCAATCCGGTCTCCTCGATCGCTAACGCCGCCCCGCCTGCCGACCCGGTGCCGGTGACCGAGGCGCGCCTGGACCCGGATTTCGATGAGCCGGTGATGGGCAGCAACGCCTACGGCCTGGGGCGTGAGGCGACGCGCGGCGGGCGCGGCGCGCTGCTGGGCAACCCGCATTATCCCTGGAACGGGGCGTTGCGCTTTTACCGCTCCCACCTGATCATTCCGGGCGAGCTGAACGTGGTGGGCGCGGGCCTCATCACCACGCCGTTTCCCGGCATCGGCCATACCGAATACCTAGCCTGGACCCACACGGTCTCAACCGCACGCCGGTTCGGCTATTTCGAGCTGACCCTGGATCCGCAAGACCCCACCCGCTACCTCGTCGACGGCGAATATCGCGACATGACGCGCGAGGATGTGACGCTGGACGTGCTGGGCCAAGACGGCGCGCTGACGCCGGTCACCCGCACGCTCTATTCCACCGAGTTCGGGCCGCTGGTGGTCACCGGTGATCTGCCCTGGACGCGCGAGCGCGCCTATGCCCGCGCGGCACCCAGCGAGGGGTTGCGCACCATTGACCAGTATCTAGCGGTCTGGGCGGCGCGTGATGTGCGTGAACTGCACGATGCGCTGGGCCGCTATCAGGCGACGGCGTTCAATACAATCGCCGCCGACGCCTCGGGCGAGGCGTTTCACGGCGATATGGGCATGGTCCCGCACGTGACATCTGAGCTGATCGCCGCGTGCGCGCCCTCGCCAACAGCGCGCGGAGCCTGGGCGTCCTTGCGCATCCCCATGCTGGATGCATCGCGGCCCGAATGCCGCTGGGGCAGTGACCCGGACGCGACTCGTCCCGGTGTGTTCGGCCCGTCCAGCGCGCCGGCCATTTTTCGTGATGACTGGGTGGCCCAGAGCAATGACAGCCATTGGCTCAGCCAGCCGGCTGCACCCATGACCGGCTACAGCCCGATCTATGGCGACGAGACCGGCGCGCGCAGCCTGCGCACGCGGCTCGCGATCGACATGATCGAGCAGCGCCTGGCCGGCACCGACGGGCTAGGCGAGCCGGGCTTTGATCTCGAAACGATCACCGGGGCGATGTTCTCCAACCGCCACCATGGCGGCGAGCTGGCGCGCGATGACCTGGCCCGGTTGTGCCGCTCGGAGGGCGGGGCTGATCTGGCGCCGGTCTGTGCCGCGTTGGAGGGCTGGGATTTGCGCGTGGACCGCGACAGCCGGGGCGTGCTGCTGTTCAACCTGTTCGTCGAGGCAGGCGGGCTGAAATGGCGCCAGGGCTTCGACCCGGCCGATCCTGCGCGCACACCGCATACGCTGGATGTGTCCGACCCGGCCGTGCTGGAGGCCCTGCGCACGGCGGCCGGTCAGCTTGAGGCACTGGGGATTGCGCCGGAGGCTCGTCTGGGCGACGTCCAGGCGGAAATGCGTGGTGAGGAGCGCATCGAAATCCATGGTGCCACGCGCGGCATGGGTGTGTTCAACATGATCATTCCTGCTACGCCGCGCCCGCTGGTTGGGTCACAGCGCATCGTTCACGGGTCAAGCTGGATCATGGCGGTGGAGTTCACCGATGAGGGCCCGCGCTCGCGCGGCCTTCTGAGCTACTCCCAGTCCACCGACCCCAGTTCGCCTCACTATGGCGACCAGACGCGTCTGTATTCGGACAAGGGCTGGGACGAGCTGTATTTCGATGAAGCAGCGGCGCGGGCCAATGCCGTGTCGGCGCGCAGCTTGCGCGAATAGTAAAAGCCGGCCGGCCCCGCGCGGTCAGCGCGCGGGGCCGGGGCTTTGGCCGGGACTAGAGCTGGCTCAGCATATGGTCGGCGCTGGAGACTTCGAAGCCGCCGCCGGCTTCGACAAAAAGATGCTCGACCACACCGTCATTGACGACCATGGCGTAGCGCTGGGAGCGCGGACCCATACCGAACTTTGACCCGTCCAGCTCCAGACCGATGGCCGAGGCGAACTGGCCGTTGCCGTCGGCGAGCATAAGTACATCCTCGCCCGCGCCCTGATCCTTGCCCCAGGCCCCCATGACGAACACGTCATTGACCGAGGTGCAGGCGATCCGGTCGATGCCTTTGGCTTTCAGCTCGCCTGCCTTGGCGATGAAGCCCGGCAGATGTTTGGCCGAACAGGTAGGGGTGAAGGCACCGGGCACGGCGAACAGCGCCACGCGCTTGCCCTTGAAGGCGTCCGCCGTGGACATCGGTGCCGGGCCGTCCGCGGTCATTGTCATGAAGGTCACGTCAGGCAGGGCGTCGCCGGTCTTGATGGTCATGGGGCCTCCGAGGGGTTTGCGTCCGGCGCACACACGCGCCGCCTACTCATGCGAGATAAGCCGCAGCTGGGTGCCGCGCAAGGCGAAGCTGGCGGACCTGACTGGACAGACCCCCGTCCGGCGCGAGAGACTTGAGCCATGAGCCGCCCGCTGCCCCATACCGCCGCCGGTTATCTCGGCGGACGCCTGCTGATCGCCAGCCCGCTGATCGGCGACCCGCGCTTTGACCGCGCCGTGGTGTTCATGTGCGCCCATGGCGAGGACAGCGCGATGGGGCTGATCATCAATCGGCCAATGACCGGGCTGCGCCTGCGCGATCTTCTGGACCAGCTGGACGTGGCCGGGGCGGAGACGGCGCAGGACTGTCCCGTCCATGATGGCGGCCCGGTGGATCGTGACCGGGGCTTTGTCCTGCATACGCTGGATGTGACCTGCGGCCCGGCGACCTTGCCGGTGGGCGCAGGGCTGGGCCTGACAGCGACCCGTGAGATTCTGGACGCCCTGGCCTCGGGTGCCGCGCCGCGCCGCGCGCTCATGGTGCTGGGTTATGCCGGCTGGGAGGCGGGCCAGCTGGAGGACGAGATCGCGGCGAACGCCTGGCTGGTCTGCGATGCCGACGAGGCGCTGGTGTTCGAGGCTGATGACGAAGAGAAATGGGCTCGGGCCCTGAGCACGCTGGGTGTGACGCCGGAATACCTGACTGGTGCCTCGGGTCACGCATAACGCAGACGCAGGCAGTTGACGGGACGAACGAACGTTCGCATGAACTGCGACATGAGCGCTGCTGACACCCGCACCCGAATCCTGGATGCCGCCCTGGCCGCCTTGCCGGCGGAGGGGTTTGAAGGGCTGTCCATCGGGCGGCTTGCGACGCGCACCGGCCTGTCCAAGAGCGGTCTGTTTGCGCATTTCGGCGGGCAGGGCGCGCTGCAGATCGCGGTTATCGATGCGGCGGCGGCACGGTTTGAAGACAGGGTAACGCGCCCCGTGCTGGCTGAGGCGGACCCGCTGGAGCGGTTGCATTTGCTGGCAGCGCTCTGGCTGGACTGGGTCACGACGAACGGGCAGGGCCGGCCCTGTCCGCTGATGCAGGCAGCGATAAGTGCGCCGGGTCTGGCCGATGAGGCGGGCGATCATGCCAGGGACGTGCGGGCCCGCTTCCATCCTTTTGTTGCAAGGCTAGCGCGCCGAGCGGTACAGGCCGGCCAGCTGCGTGCTGGCACCGATCCCCAGCGCTTCGCCTTCCGCTTTGAAGCGCTCGGCCTTGCGGCCGGACTGCACGCCCTGAGCGAGGACCCGGCGCGTGTGCGCGCCTGTGCTCAGGCGGAATATGCCGCCCTGTTCGAGGACTGCGCCGTATGAGAATGATTGCGGTGAATCTGGCTGCGCGCCTGACCCCGCAGCGCTTTCGCGCCGAGGCGGGCCGGCGCTTCATCACGCCGCGCGTGCGCCGTCAGTCCGATACGGGCCGCGACTTTCTGCATCAGCTGGAGCGGGCTGAGTTTGACGGCCCGCTGGGCCGGCAGCGTGCCTGGACGGGCGGTCAGGGGCCGCTGGTGTTCTTCCAGCATGGCTGGGAGGCCGACAGTGCGGATCTGGCCACGCTGGCTGAGGCGGTGCTGGCGCGCGGAGCGCGTGTATGCCTGATTGATGGTCCGGCCCATGGCGAGAGCGAGGGATCGACCGCAACCCTGCTCGATTTCGCCGCCGGCATTGCCGCCGCCGCACGGGCGTTTGGTCAGCCGGACGCCGTCGCCGCCCATTCCATGGGATTGCCCGCAACCGTGATCGGCATGCGCCGCCATGGCCTGGCACCGGCGCGCGTGGCGGGGATTGCCGGGCCGGACGCCTTGCCCGCCAATGTCCGCTTCCAGGGCGGCCATATGGGTATGAGCGAAACGGCGATCCGGCGCTTGCTGGAGGCGGTGAGCTTCCGGCTGGGCGAGCCCGCAGACGGGCTGAGCGTGCTGCGTGAGGCCCATGCCCTGACCGCGCGGGCGCTGATTGTTCACGGGCGGGGCGATGTCATCACCCCGCCCGAGGCCGGCGAGCGCATTGCATCCGCCTGGCCGGGCGCTGAGCTTGCGATGTTTGACGGGCTGGGTCATCGCGCGGTGCTGCGCCACCCCGATGTAGTGGCGCGCGTCAGCGGCTTTCTCGCGCCCGATTAAAAAGCAGGTGTGGCGGGACGCCC contains:
- a CDS encoding peroxiredoxin; translation: MTIKTGDALPDVTFMTMTADGPAPMSTADAFKGKRVALFAVPGAFTPTCSAKHLPGFIAKAGELKAKGIDRIACTSVNDVFVMGAWGKDQGAGEDVLMLADGNGQFASAIGLELDGSKFGMGPRSQRYAMVVNDGVVEHLFVEAGGGFEVSSADHMLSQL
- a CDS encoding alpha/beta hydrolase; amino-acid sequence: MRMIAVNLAARLTPQRFRAEAGRRFITPRVRRQSDTGRDFLHQLERAEFDGPLGRQRAWTGGQGPLVFFQHGWEADSADLATLAEAVLARGARVCLIDGPAHGESEGSTATLLDFAAGIAAAARAFGQPDAVAAHSMGLPATVIGMRRHGLAPARVAGIAGPDALPANVRFQGGHMGMSETAIRRLLEAVSFRLGEPADGLSVLREAHALTARALIVHGRGDVITPPEAGERIASAWPGAELAMFDGLGHRAVLRHPDVVARVSGFLAPD
- a CDS encoding TetR/AcrR family transcriptional regulator produces the protein MSAADTRTRILDAALAALPAEGFEGLSIGRLATRTGLSKSGLFAHFGGQGALQIAVIDAAAARFEDRVTRPVLAEADPLERLHLLAALWLDWVTTNGQGRPCPLMQAAISAPGLADEAGDHARDVRARFHPFVARLARRAVQAGQLRAGTDPQRFAFRFEALGLAAGLHALSEDPARVRACAQAEYAALFEDCAV
- a CDS encoding YqgE/AlgH family protein; amino-acid sequence: MSRPLPHTAAGYLGGRLLIASPLIGDPRFDRAVVFMCAHGEDSAMGLIINRPMTGLRLRDLLDQLDVAGAETAQDCPVHDGGPVDRDRGFVLHTLDVTCGPATLPVGAGLGLTATREILDALASGAAPRRALMVLGYAGWEAGQLEDEIAANAWLVCDADEALVFEADDEEKWARALSTLGVTPEYLTGASGHA
- a CDS encoding penicillin acylase family protein is translated as MNWKLLAAGAALVWAGGCESLPAAANWMGARDAAQEASSETSPAFEAEILRSAYGVPHIIAADHGGLGYGLGYAAAQDNICEIADRVVTVRGERAAFLGAGSQNANIASDLFHRGAASAAVVEAYLNGPGGHPDTPSDEARAFVAGFAAGINRYLRETGVDDLTDPRCRGAAWVRPVSDIDVWLSALIAPFGNPVSSIANAAPPADPVPVTEARLDPDFDEPVMGSNAYGLGREATRGGRGALLGNPHYPWNGALRFYRSHLIIPGELNVVGAGLITTPFPGIGHTEYLAWTHTVSTARRFGYFELTLDPQDPTRYLVDGEYRDMTREDVTLDVLGQDGALTPVTRTLYSTEFGPLVVTGDLPWTRERAYARAAPSEGLRTIDQYLAVWAARDVRELHDALGRYQATAFNTIAADASGEAFHGDMGMVPHVTSELIAACAPSPTARGAWASLRIPMLDASRPECRWGSDPDATRPGVFGPSSAPAIFRDDWVAQSNDSHWLSQPAAPMTGYSPIYGDETGARSLRTRLAIDMIEQRLAGTDGLGEPGFDLETITGAMFSNRHHGGELARDDLARLCRSEGGADLAPVCAALEGWDLRVDRDSRGVLLFNLFVEAGGLKWRQGFDPADPARTPHTLDVSDPAVLEALRTAAGQLEALGIAPEARLGDVQAEMRGEERIEIHGATRGMGVFNMIIPATPRPLVGSQRIVHGSSWIMAVEFTDEGPRSRGLLSYSQSTDPSSPHYGDQTRLYSDKGWDELYFDEAAARANAVSARSLRE